The following coding sequences lie in one Meles meles chromosome X, mMelMel3.1 paternal haplotype, whole genome shotgun sequence genomic window:
- the ATP6AP2 gene encoding renin receptor has protein sequence MAALVVLLSLLAAGVLGNEFSILRSPGSVVFRDGNWPIPGERIPDVAALSMGFSVKEDLSWPGLAVGNLFHRPRATVMVMVKGVDKLALPPGRVISYPLENAVPFSLDSVANSIHSLFSEETPVVLQLAPSEERVYMVGKANSVFEDLSVTLRQLRNRLFQENSVLNSLPLNSLSRNSEVDLLFLSELQVLHDISSLLSRHKHLAKDHSPDLYSLELAGLDEIGKHYGEDSEQFRDASKILVDALQKFADDMYNLYGGNAVVELVTVRSFDTSLVRKTRTILEAKQAKSPSSPYNLAYKYNLEYAVVFNMVLWIMIALALAVIITSYNIWNMDPGYDSIIYRMTNQKIRMD, from the exons ATGGCTGCGCTCGTGGTGCTCCTGTCCTTGTTGGCGGCGG GTGTTTTGGGGAACGAGTTTAGTATATTAAGATCACCTGGGTCTGTTGTTTTCCGAGATGGAAATTGGCCTATACCAGGAGAACGAATCCCAGACGTGGCTGCATTGTCCATGGGCTTCTCTGTTAAAGaa GACCTTTCTTGGCCAGGACTTGCAGTGGGAAACCTGTTCCATCGTCCTCGGGCTACAGTTATGGTGATGGTGAAGGGAGTCGACAAGCTCGCTCTGCCCCCAGGCCGCGTCATTTCGTACCCTTTGGAGAAT GCAGTTCCTTTCAGTCTTGACAGCGTTGCAAATTCCATTCACTCCTTATTTTCTGAAGAAACCCCTGTAGTTTTGCAGTTGGCTCCCAGTGAGGAG AGAGTGTATATGGTGGGGAAGGCAAACTCGGTCTTTGAAGATCTCTCCGTCACATTACGACAGCTCCGCAATCGCCTGTTCCAAGAAAACTCTGTTCTCAATTCACTTCCGCTCAATTCTCTGAGCAGGAACAGTGAA GTTGacctgctctttctttctgaatTGCAAGTGCTCCATGATATTTCAAGTTTG TTGTCTCGACATAAGCATCTAGCCAAGGATCATTCTCCTGATTTATATTCACTGGAGCTGGCAGGTTTGGATGAAATTGGGAAGCATTATGGGGAAGATTCTGAACAATTCAGAGATGCTTCCAAGATCCTTGTTGATGCTCTGCAAAAG tttgcagatgacatgtacAACCTTTATGGCGGGAATGCAGTGGTGGAATTAGTGACTGTCAGATCATTTGACACCTCTCTTGTCAGGAAGACAAGGACTATTCTTGAGGCAAAACAAGCG AAGAGCCCATCGAGCCCCTATAACCTCGCATATAAGTATAACCTTGAATATGCGGTGGTTTTCAACATGGTACTTTGGATAATGATCGCCTTGGCCTTGGCTGTGATTATCACCTCTTATAATATCTGGAACATGGATCCTGGATatgacagcattatttatagGATGACAAACCAGAAGATTCGAATGGATTGA